DNA sequence from the Osmia lignaria lignaria isolate PbOS001 chromosome 2, iyOsmLign1, whole genome shotgun sequence genome:
TGGAGGGCAAACCCATGGGCAGAATTGATTGACAAAGTACGACGTTCCTTATGGGTCAAAGTGGTGGTACCTACAACCGTACGCTTTATACGTCGAACGTAATGTTCGAACACTCAGTCTTTCGCTTTCTCTGCGTCCGCGAGCTGCTCGATCGGTCACTTATTTCACGTGCTTTCGAGCGTGGTCCACGAGTGTGTCCTTTTTCAGGAACGTCGGACGAAACCTATCACGGTACGGATCATCGAAACCACAGTGAAATGAGAATCATTTTACACctatacaattattattattgacagtgtttatttattattagatGAAGTTTAATTTTTCTGATCCTATCGAAGCAACGTTTGTATTGAATTCTGAGGCAAATAAAATGAACAGTATTTTCGGTTGTTAAAATAAACGAAATGGTGATatatagaaattgaattttgacAAGGTCAAATCTGATTCTATCATGATTTTAAAGGGTTAAactaattgataaattaataccTTATTTTCTGATACTCGGTATAGATTTATCTAGTTTATAAAgaagaaagggttaaattaaagaAACTGTGTTAATTGATGAAAGGCACGTAGAAAGAAAGTACGTCGGAGTCGGTGCCGAAAAGGTTTGATCGATGACACGATGCCCGTGAACATCTATGTCACTGGACTGCATTGTTAAATGAAGAAAGTTATGCAAACGTTTCACCTGTACACTTCTTGCTGTTTCTTCTACGTAAACGTGAAGCAACAAATACAACTTTTTCTGGTAGTGAATGGGGCTAGTTAACATGTAACTGAGAAATGATGCTTCATCAACTTCTCGTGACAATTTGTACTCGAGATTGCGTGACTCGAAATGCATAAATCAATGAAATGATTTACGTTCTCGTTGAAAGAGTATCACGTTTATGCAAATGTAAAGTTTCTTTAACTCTTTAAGGATTTTTTCTTAAGCAATTTTTTGTTGAATGATATCTGACAATAACTTGAGTAGAATTCCTTTCTAATCTGACCAAGGTTAATTTAGCAATGTATTTCGAGATAACtgaatgaaaagaaaacttCGTAATTTCCAGCATCCTACTCTGAACCCTCTTTCCAAATTTCACTAGAAGTCAATGTCATAATCTTTCTATTCAAAGATCGATTTACACAAAAATGTTGAAATcaacataaaaaaaaagttaaaacgtaatcgtttacaaatatttaatcaCTGATTAATAATGAGGAATGCAATTTTCAAGAATcatacaaaaattgcaaaattaaattttgctattatttttatcttaatACTTTATATCGTTGGCAGaggcaaaaaaataataaattataataaactttTACTATTGATTTGCAGATATTGTGAACAAACCATGAAGAATTTCTCTTTATACTTCAAGAGGAAGTAACCAGGAACAATAAAAATTTGCTGGCTCGTTTGCCATTAAACAAAGTTATAATGCCACCTCTTAGGGCCACCATCATACAAACACACTTAAGCGAACACAAATTATCGTACCACTGCAGATAACGTCAACTCAATCATCAAAAAGATTTTGcaaaaatctgaaaattctGCAAAAATTCGAATACAAAAATGACACTCGCAACAGTGACTTCGGTGGCGATAAAAAGTGCCACTATCCTTCTGGGTAAAGTGGCTATAGTTCCTATTCTGATAGCGGCACTTGCATATTTTAATTACGACCTGATGGATCCTGAAAATCAGCCAAAGGTTACGAAGCAACTGAGAAGAGAGTATGACTTTGTGGTTGTGGGTGGAGGATCAGCTGGAAGTGTGGTAGTGAACAGACTGACGGAAAATCCAGAATGGAACGTGTTACTGTTGGAAGCTGGAGGACAGGAGACAGAGATAACTGATGTTCCAATTTTGTCTATCTATTTACATAAGAGTAAATTGGACTGGAAATATAGGACACAGCCTCAGGATTCTGCATGCCAAGCCATGGTGGATCGACGATGTTGCTGGACTAGAGGAAAGGTgagatttttcgaaatttttcaaattagtaAGGCggacttttaattatttatcaaaatttcaggTCCTTGGAGGTTCAAGCGTTCTAAACACAATGCTATACGTTCGAGGAAATCGACGAGATTTCGATCAATGGGAAAGTTTCGGAAACCCCGGTTGGGGTTACGAAGACGTTCTACCCTACTTCAAGAAATCCGAGGATCAAAGAAATCCCTATTTGACTCGTAACAAATATCACGGTGTTGGTAAGATCAACATCTCTAATACCTACGCATGTACTCTAGATCGATTTCTAAAAAAATCTCAAAATTCTGATTCTTTCTAGGAGGATACCTGACGGTTCAAGATTCGCCTTACAACACCCCCCTGGGAGTAGCCTTCCTGCAAGCCGGCGAAGAGATGGGCTACGACATCGTCGACATAAACGGCGAGAAACAAACAGGCTTCGCATTTTTCCAGTATACCATGCGAAGAGGCACAAGATGCAGCGCCGCTAAAGCATTCGTCAGACCCATACAACTCCGGAAAAATTTCCACCTATCCCTATGGAGTCACGTTACCCGAGTTCTAATACAACCTGGAACCAAAAGAGCCTATGGCGTAGAGTTCATCAGAGAGGGTCGTAAGGAAGTGGTCTACGCCCGAAAAGAAGTGATCCTTTCCGCAGGTGCCATAAATTCTCCCCAGCTATTAATGTTATCAGGAATTGGACCTAGGGAACATCTGCAGGAAGTCGGAGTTCCGGTGGTCCAGGATCTGCCAGGTGTCGGGCAGAACCTGCAGGACCACATAGCCGTAGGAGGTTTATCATTCCTCATCGATTACCCTATCAGTACCGTGATGCATCGTCTGGTGAACCTCAATTCGGCTCTACGATACGCCATCACCGAAGACGGCCCACTGACCTCGAACATCGGCCTGGAGTCGGTCGGCTTCATCTCCACCAAGtacgccaatcagagcgacgacTGGCCAGACATAGAATTCATGCTGACCTCTTCGTCGACCAGTTCCGACGGTGGTACCCAGGTGAAAAGAGCTCACGGATTGGCTGATGATTTCTACAACGAGGTGTTCGGAAAGATAAACAGTCGTGATCTCTTCGGGGTGTTCCCAATGATGCTCAGGCCCAAGTCTCGTGGATTCCTTAAACTGAGAACGAAGAATCCTCTCGACTATCCTCTGTTATATCATAATTACTTGACTCATCCCGATGACGTGAATGTATTGAGGGAAGGGGTGAAAGCAGCCATAGCTTTTGGCGAAACTAGCAGCATGAAACGGTTCGGTGCCAGGTTTCACAGTAAACCACTGCCCAACTGCAAGCACATCCCTCTGTTCACCGATGAGTATTGGAACTGTGCCATACGTCAGTATACCATGACCATCTATCACATGAGCTGCACTGCGAAAATGGGACCCTCCACTGATCCCATGGCTGTCGTGGATCCTGAGTTAAGGGTCTACGGTGTGGCTGGTCTGAGAGTCATCGATGCTTCCATCATGCCCACCATTACTAATGGAAATATCAATGCGCCTGTGATTATGATAGGAGAGAAGGGT
Encoded proteins:
- the LOC117606979 gene encoding glucose dehydrogenase [FAD, quinone] — its product is MTLATVTSVAIKSATILLGKVAIVPILIAALAYFNYDLMDPENQPKVTKQLRREYDFVVVGGGSAGSVVVNRLTENPEWNVLLLEAGGQETEITDVPILSIYLHKSKLDWKYRTQPQDSACQAMVDRRCCWTRGKVLGGSSVLNTMLYVRGNRRDFDQWESFGNPGWGYEDVLPYFKKSEDQRNPYLTRNKYHGVGGYLTVQDSPYNTPLGVAFLQAGEEMGYDIVDINGEKQTGFAFFQYTMRRGTRCSAAKAFVRPIQLRKNFHLSLWSHVTRVLIQPGTKRAYGVEFIREGRKEVVYARKEVILSAGAINSPQLLMLSGIGPREHLQEVGVPVVQDLPGVGQNLQDHIAVGGLSFLIDYPISTVMHRLVNLNSALRYAITEDGPLTSNIGLESVGFISTKYANQSDDWPDIEFMLTSSSTSSDGGTQVKRAHGLADDFYNEVFGKINSRDLFGVFPMMLRPKSRGFLKLRTKNPLDYPLLYHNYLTHPDDVNVLREGVKAAIAFGETSSMKRFGARFHSKPLPNCKHIPLFTDEYWNCAIRQYTMTIYHMSCTAKMGPSTDPMAVVDPELRVYGVAGLRVIDASIMPTITNGNINAPVIMIGEKGADLIKKQWLSRRKRDNVTII